One region of Glycine max cultivar Williams 82 chromosome 9, Glycine_max_v4.0, whole genome shotgun sequence genomic DNA includes:
- the LOC112997891 gene encoding uncharacterized protein gives MSSLSLRGILESGKLVGANYDDWYRNWRVVLMHEKLIDTIDKSPMEAPDLSDAEATKVFQKYLDECLTAKCIILASMSSKLQRQHQDMDPYEIVEHLKKMYDGQSRTARFQLSKALFRSSLAANEKVGPHVLKMIDLIEQLEKLGALLGKSFLKI, from the coding sequence ATGTCTTCTCTATCGCTTCGTGGTATTCTTGAATCTGGAAAATTAGTCGGAGCCAATTATGATGATTGGTACCGCAATTGGAGAGTTGTTCTCATGCATGAGAAGCTTATTGACACTATTGATAAGTCTCCCATGGAAGCACCTGATCTGAGTGATGCTGAAGCAACCAAGGTTTTTCAAAAGTACCTAGATGAGTGCCTTACTGCTAAGTGCATTATCTTGGCATCAATGAGTTCAAAACTCCAGAGGCAACATCAAGACATGGACCCATATGAGATCGTCGAACATCTTAAGAAGATGTACGATGGTCAAAGCAGGACGGCTAGATTCCAGTTATCTAAGGCTCTGTTTAGATCCTCACTTGCTGCAAATGAAAAGGTTGGACCCCATGTTCTTAAGATGATTGATCTCATAGAACAACTTGAGAAGTTGGGTGCACTCTTGGGAAAGAGCTTTCTCAAGATTTGA